A window of Lentimicrobiaceae bacterium contains these coding sequences:
- a CDS encoding histidine kinase, translating into MKYACSIFLYLFFQSLCLQAFSQDEDYYIRSYTVGNGLPNNQVRCIAQDKNGFLWFSTWDGLCRFDGNEFRAYYHDPADSLSLSNIDLHEIRIDKANNVWVWAVQTICRYERSKDCFIRYNSKKNPKDSNYIVSDAIYSCSTDNYGNLWALGNRGFEKFDHVSRRFIHYSFVDEKGKSLNTWDDRIVFDNLNNLWIVKKNQVVKCTVIANAYLEKNIVQPIKIYMFPFLEDKMIFNISYIFSIYNGRHGVWVTSNNGLFLLKPANNAFIRYNKKIPRNEFSFKHPIIWSSIPDGLFVYNPKTGKTFHPNPNLTQNVETYFIDNNGSIWFGSLYINSQEGTGLNKIITTGKFFRHYLTPTQTKEEVAVFGLFKDKNRDIWVGTNNYNYLLTLHPDGTFEKGNFLPDELVQLGGQARTFIEDNHGGLWIGYINGALFRYDYFRKTFERCHLKKYPYIQNKDDFLSCFKILNLDKKGNIWAGGDKGFLHFNSLTLTVDFYKQINDNGIYSMLNDEEGNQWVGMAKSQLLFKGKDNKQDIQIYRVPGRYNIEYIVEGDNHDLWLALLGGGICRFDKLTHQSKIYTTKDGLANNTTYNILKDKKGNLWISSNTGISRFNPRTGLFRNFSKSDGLKIVEFNADAACQTKEGEMLFGGMGGFVSFYPDSLDRKEKNNKTPLLFTGFKVSGRERYFNQPIYEITEIHLQKGEGNFEISFASVDFVNAEKIRYRYCLQGYKNEWISTDSRNRIVNYASLPPGRYTFCLQATDANGNWEKNASLQIDIPAYFYQTIVFKLLVFMIISGIISIIIFMQLRQNRLIEKRKQDQLKLEVLQSQMNPHFVFNSLNSINYFISTSDKLSANKYIVEFSNLIRSFLNHSSLEYIPFQDEIDMLKSYLQLEHLRFSDKFDYTISIDEKLDCTTLEIMPSMVQPIIENAIWHGVRNLEAEKGLIIIAFHEFSKDAMRCIVEDNGVGMKKSLQNKSKEQRNRPSKGLINIEQRLEIVNALKKTKYKIEYHDCYPELFYPGTRVIIEIPVK; encoded by the coding sequence ATGAAGTATGCCTGTTCAATATTTCTGTATTTATTCTTTCAGAGCCTGTGTTTGCAAGCTTTCTCACAGGATGAAGATTACTATATCCGGAGCTATACCGTAGGAAATGGTTTGCCCAATAATCAGGTACGTTGTATAGCACAGGATAAAAACGGGTTTTTATGGTTCTCAACCTGGGATGGTTTATGCCGTTTCGATGGTAATGAGTTTCGGGCATATTATCATGATCCTGCCGATAGCCTAAGCCTGTCGAACATTGATTTACACGAGATACGTATTGATAAAGCCAACAATGTCTGGGTTTGGGCAGTACAGACTATTTGCCGCTACGAACGTTCTAAGGATTGCTTTATACGATATAATAGCAAAAAAAATCCTAAGGACTCCAATTATATTGTTTCTGATGCTATTTATAGTTGTTCAACCGATAATTATGGAAATTTATGGGCATTGGGCAACCGGGGATTTGAAAAATTTGATCATGTCAGCCGGCGATTCATACATTATTCTTTTGTTGATGAAAAGGGTAAAAGTTTAAACACCTGGGATGACAGGATAGTGTTTGATAACCTGAACAATTTATGGATAGTAAAGAAAAATCAGGTGGTAAAGTGTACGGTAATTGCTAATGCTTATCTTGAAAAAAATATTGTACAACCCATTAAAATTTACATGTTTCCCTTTTTAGAAGATAAAATGATTTTCAATATTTCTTATATCTTTTCCATTTATAATGGCAGGCATGGCGTATGGGTTACGTCCAACAATGGCTTATTTCTTCTGAAGCCTGCGAATAATGCTTTTATCCGATATAACAAAAAGATACCAAGAAATGAATTCAGTTTTAAACATCCTATTATCTGGTCGTCAATCCCCGATGGTCTTTTTGTTTATAATCCTAAAACTGGTAAGACCTTTCATCCCAATCCTAATCTGACTCAAAATGTGGAAACCTATTTTATTGATAATAATGGCAGCATTTGGTTTGGCAGTTTATATATAAATTCACAGGAGGGTACCGGATTAAATAAAATTATAACCACTGGGAAATTTTTCAGGCATTATCTTACACCAACACAAACCAAAGAGGAAGTTGCGGTATTTGGCTTGTTTAAAGATAAAAACCGCGATATTTGGGTGGGAACAAATAATTATAATTATCTTTTAACTTTACATCCTGATGGAACTTTCGAAAAGGGCAATTTTTTACCTGATGAATTAGTGCAATTGGGAGGACAAGCCAGAACTTTCATTGAGGATAATCATGGTGGTTTGTGGATAGGCTATATTAATGGGGCTCTTTTTCGCTATGATTATTTCCGTAAGACATTTGAACGGTGTCATTTGAAAAAATACCCGTATATCCAAAATAAGGATGATTTTTTATCTTGTTTCAAAATATTAAATTTAGATAAAAAGGGGAATATCTGGGCAGGAGGAGATAAAGGATTCCTGCATTTTAATTCATTAACCTTAACCGTAGATTTTTATAAGCAAATCAATGATAATGGAATTTACTCCATGCTTAACGACGAAGAAGGGAATCAATGGGTTGGAATGGCTAAAAGTCAATTATTGTTTAAAGGGAAAGACAATAAACAGGATATTCAAATCTATCGTGTTCCCGGGCGATACAATATTGAATATATTGTAGAAGGTGATAACCATGATTTATGGCTGGCGTTGCTTGGCGGGGGAATCTGTCGCTTTGATAAGCTGACGCATCAATCAAAAATATATACCACCAAGGACGGATTAGCCAACAATACAACCTACAACATCCTGAAAGATAAAAAAGGCAATCTGTGGATAAGTAGCAACACCGGTATTTCGCGGTTTAATCCCCGCACCGGTCTTTTCCGGAATTTCAGCAAAAGTGATGGTTTAAAAATTGTTGAATTTAATGCTGATGCAGCCTGCCAGACGAAAGAAGGAGAAATGCTGTTTGGTGGAATGGGCGGTTTTGTAAGCTTTTATCCCGATAGCCTCGATAGAAAGGAAAAAAACAATAAAACGCCACTCTTATTTACCGGGTTTAAAGTTTCGGGACGTGAGCGTTATTTTAACCAACCCATTTATGAAATCACTGAAATCCATTTGCAAAAAGGGGAAGGTAATTTTGAGATATCGTTTGCCAGCGTTGATTTTGTGAATGCCGAAAAAATACGTTATCGTTACTGCCTTCAGGGATATAAAAACGAATGGATTAGTACGGATAGCCGGAATCGTATCGTAAATTATGCCAGTCTTCCGCCAGGCAGGTACACGTTCTGTCTCCAGGCTACCGATGCCAACGGCAATTGGGAAAAGAATGCCTCGCTGCAAATAGATATACCCGCCTATTTTTACCAGACAATTGTATTCAAATTATTGGTTTTTATGATTATATCCGGTATAATCAGCATAATTATATTTATGCAACTCCGGCAGAACCGCCTGATAGAAAAAAGAAAACAGGATCAACTGAAACTGGAAGTACTACAAAGCCAGATGAATCCACACTTTGTATTTAACTCATTAAATTCGATCAATTATTTTATTTCTACAAGTGATAAATTGTCGGCTAATAAATATATAGTAGAATTTTCAAATCTTATTCGTTCGTTTTTAAACCATTCATCGCTCGAATATATTCCTTTTCAGGATGAAATAGACATGTTAAAAAGCTATCTGCAACTGGAGCATCTACGTTTCTCAGACAAATTTGATTATACAATCTCAATTGATGAAAAACTCGATTGTACTACTCTTGAAATAATGCCATCTATGGTACAACCTATAATAGAAAACGCTATCTGGCATGGGGTAAGAAATCTTGAAGCAGAAAAAGGACTGATTATAATTGCTTTCCATGAGTTTAGCAAAGACGCTATGCGATGTATAGTGGAAGATAATGGTGTAGGAATGAAAAAATCACTGCAAAATAAAAGTAAGGAACAGAGAAACCGACCTTCAAAAGGATTGATAAACATTGAACAGCGCCTTGAAATAGTCAATGCACTGAAGAAAACAAAATATAAAATTGAATATCATGATTGTTATCCGGAATTATTCTATCCTGGGACAAGGGTAATTATTGAAATACCCGTTAAGTAG
- a CDS encoding dihydroorotate dehydrogenase, which translates to MVDIKVNIHKLMLSNPVLTASGTFGNGYEFEDFFDVNRLGGIVVKATTAEARQGNDYPRMAETASGMLNAVGLQNNGVDYFIQEIYPRINHYTTNVIVNVSGSTVESYVEVAEKINSLEKIPAIELNISCPNVKEGGMAFGTNCISAMEVTSAVRKVYDKTLIVKLSPNVTDIAEIALAVEEAGANAVSLINTLLGMAINAETRKPVLSTITGGLSGPAIKPVALRMVWQVAKAVKIPVIGMGGITNAADAIEFLLAGASAVQVGTANFIDPLTSIKIIDGIGKYLKRNNIKSVRDIIGNLSY; encoded by the coding sequence ATGGTAGATATTAAAGTTAATATTCATAAGCTTATGCTTTCCAACCCGGTGCTTACGGCTTCGGGTACTTTTGGAAATGGCTACGAGTTTGAAGATTTTTTTGATGTAAACCGCCTTGGCGGGATAGTGGTAAAGGCTACTACCGCCGAAGCTCGCCAGGGGAATGATTATCCACGTATGGCAGAAACGGCTTCGGGCATGCTGAATGCCGTTGGGCTGCAAAACAATGGCGTAGATTATTTTATCCAGGAAATATATCCTCGTATAAATCACTATACTACCAATGTTATTGTGAATGTGTCGGGTTCTACGGTGGAAAGTTACGTTGAAGTAGCAGAAAAGATCAATTCTCTGGAAAAGATACCGGCTATTGAACTGAATATTTCTTGTCCTAATGTGAAAGAAGGTGGGATGGCTTTCGGAACTAATTGTATTTCGGCTATGGAAGTTACTTCTGCCGTTCGTAAAGTGTATGATAAAACACTTATCGTGAAACTTTCGCCCAATGTTACGGATATTGCAGAGATAGCACTGGCGGTGGAAGAAGCCGGGGCGAATGCAGTGTCGCTCATCAATACTTTATTGGGAATGGCTATCAATGCCGAAACGCGCAAACCGGTTCTTTCTACCATCACCGGGGGACTTTCCGGTCCGGCTATTAAACCTGTTGCCCTGCGCATGGTTTGGCAAGTTGCCAAGGCGGTAAAAATTCCGGTGATAGGCATGGGAGGCATCACTAATGCTGCTGATGCCATCGAATTTTTGCTTGCCGGAGCTTCTGCAGTGCAGGTAGGTACCGCCAACTTTATTGATCCTTTGACAAGCATTAAAATTATTGATGGTATTGGGAAATATCTTAAACGAAATAATATTAAATCAGTTAGAGATATTATTGGAAATCTAAGTTATTAG
- a CDS encoding dihydroorotate dehydrogenase electron transfer subunit, producing the protein MAKYIQDFKVLNKEMLSGGNFRLLLQPDIPLPTIFPGQFVEAKVEDSPSTFLRRPFSVHDVDYKNNTLSLLIKSVGAGTRKLSTLVHGDNLNLVFPLGKGFSIPENKKVLLVGGGCGVAPLLFLARSLAGNHNELTITIGGKTASDVPLKEEYQKYGEVYVATEDGSLGFKGLVTHHPVFNPVSKDFTAIYTCGPEVMMRAMAKIARASNLPCEVSLENMMACGIGVCLCCVVKTNMGNQCVCTEGPVFNINNLQGW; encoded by the coding sequence ATGGCTAAATACATACAAGACTTTAAGGTGCTGAATAAGGAAATGCTCAGCGGAGGCAACTTCCGGTTACTGCTACAACCGGATATTCCGCTACCAACCATCTTTCCAGGTCAGTTTGTAGAAGCAAAAGTGGAAGATTCTCCTTCTACTTTTCTGCGGAGACCTTTTTCTGTACACGATGTGGACTATAAAAACAACACCTTGTCTCTGCTGATAAAAAGTGTAGGCGCAGGAACCCGAAAATTATCTACTCTTGTACATGGCGATAATCTTAATCTGGTATTTCCTCTTGGTAAGGGATTTTCTATCCCTGAAAATAAAAAAGTTTTATTGGTAGGTGGTGGATGCGGAGTAGCTCCTTTGTTGTTCCTTGCACGCTCTCTTGCCGGCAACCACAACGAGTTGACGATAACAATAGGAGGGAAGACGGCTTCTGATGTTCCTTTGAAGGAAGAATACCAGAAATATGGAGAAGTTTATGTGGCTACGGAGGATGGGAGCCTCGGTTTTAAAGGTTTGGTAACCCATCATCCGGTATTTAATCCGGTTTCAAAGGACTTCACTGCTATTTACACCTGCGGACCGGAAGTGATGATGAGAGCAATGGCTAAAATAGCACGTGCCAGTAATCTCCCTTGCGAAGTATCCCTCGAAAATATGATGGCATGTGGTATTGGGGTTTGTCTTTGCTGTGTTGTGAAAACAAATATGGGAAATCAATGTGTATGTACCGAAGGCCCGGTATTTAATATTAATAATTTACAAGGATGGTAG
- a CDS encoding DUF5606 domain-containing protein, which produces MDLSKILSVSGKAGLYKMVAQAKNGAIVESLADKKRIQIFSGDNASTLEEISIYTLNDDLPLKDVFKKMYENLKCGKALESKADEKSLKSFFEEIIPDYDKDRVYVSHIRKILSWYNLLLEHNLLEFEDEDSKKEEPIAEKPKE; this is translated from the coding sequence ATGGATTTAAGTAAAATTCTTTCGGTAAGTGGGAAAGCCGGTTTGTATAAAATGGTAGCCCAAGCTAAAAATGGTGCAATAGTTGAGAGTCTTGCTGATAAAAAACGGATTCAGATATTCTCTGGCGACAATGCAAGTACTCTGGAAGAAATCAGTATTTATACCCTTAACGACGACTTGCCCCTGAAAGATGTGTTCAAAAAAATGTATGAAAACCTTAAATGCGGTAAAGCACTTGAAAGTAAAGCGGATGAAAAAAGCTTAAAATCTTTTTTTGAGGAAATTATTCCAGATTACGACAAAGATAGAGTGTATGTTTCCCATATCCGGAAAATATTGTCCTGGTACAATCTGTTACTCGAACATAATTTGCTTGAGTTTGAAGATGAGGATAGCAAGAAGGAAGAACCCATAGCGGAAAAACCCAAAGAATAA
- the purD gene encoding phosphoribosylamine--glycine ligase, translated as MNLLLLGSGGREHALAWKLRQSRGLKRLFVAPGNAGTGTLGTNVALAINNFEDVKRFVLENDIDMVVVGPEEPLVNGIHDFFLNDNLLHNVSVIGPCSHGALLEGSKAFAKDFMERHSIPTAAYKTFSVADLEGAIQFLQSLQPPFVLKADGLAAGKGVLICNDIQTAEEELIAMLQAKKFGRASEKVVIEQFLQGIELSVFVITDGNSYKILPEAKDYKRVGNNDTGPNTGGMGAVSPVIFATEEFMQKVEERIVKPTIEGLKKENISYKGFIFFGLIKVGNDPYVIEYNCRLGDPESEVILPRLQNDLLELFMAVADQHLDTITINIDSQYAAAVMLVSGGYPGEYLKGKNVKNLHLCDGSLIFHAGTACKENTNEVITSGGRVFSITSTATTLQKALEISYTNAKKISFEGKYFRNDIGYDLLKMGK; from the coding sequence ATGAATTTGTTGTTATTAGGCTCTGGAGGAAGGGAACATGCACTGGCATGGAAACTTAGGCAAAGTAGAGGACTAAAGCGTTTGTTTGTTGCACCCGGTAATGCAGGTACCGGAACATTAGGTACTAATGTGGCACTTGCAATCAATAATTTTGAAGATGTAAAGCGTTTTGTGCTTGAAAATGATATTGATATGGTAGTTGTTGGTCCCGAAGAGCCTTTGGTAAATGGTATTCACGACTTTTTTTTGAACGACAACCTGTTGCACAATGTTTCTGTAATCGGACCCTGTAGCCATGGAGCCTTGCTGGAAGGAAGCAAGGCATTTGCAAAAGATTTTATGGAAAGACACTCCATTCCTACTGCCGCTTATAAAACATTTTCCGTTGCTGATTTAGAGGGTGCTATCCAATTTTTACAATCTTTGCAACCACCTTTTGTTTTAAAAGCCGATGGGCTGGCGGCAGGCAAGGGAGTACTAATTTGCAATGATATACAAACAGCCGAAGAAGAACTCATTGCAATGTTGCAAGCGAAAAAATTTGGCAGGGCTTCTGAAAAAGTTGTTATCGAACAATTTTTGCAAGGAATTGAATTGTCTGTTTTTGTAATTACCGATGGCAATTCCTACAAAATATTACCCGAGGCAAAAGATTACAAAAGAGTAGGTAACAACGATACAGGACCGAATACCGGAGGTATGGGAGCTGTGTCGCCTGTAATCTTTGCAACAGAAGAATTCATGCAAAAAGTTGAAGAACGCATTGTTAAGCCTACTATAGAAGGATTGAAAAAGGAAAACATATCTTATAAAGGGTTTATCTTTTTTGGGCTTATAAAAGTGGGTAATGATCCCTATGTTATCGAATACAATTGCCGGTTGGGAGATCCCGAATCCGAAGTAATTCTGCCTCGTTTACAAAACGATCTTCTCGAACTGTTTATGGCTGTTGCTGATCAGCATTTGGATACTATAACAATAAATATTGATTCTCAATATGCTGCGGCTGTAATGCTCGTTTCGGGAGGATATCCGGGAGAATACCTCAAAGGGAAAAATGTGAAAAACTTACATTTATGCGATGGCAGTTTGATTTTTCATGCAGGTACTGCCTGCAAAGAAAATACAAATGAAGTAATAACTTCCGGAGGCAGGGTTTTTTCCATTACTTCTACTGCAACAACCTTACAAAAAGCATTAGAAATTTCATATACAAATGCAAAAAAAATTAGTTTTGAAGGAAAGTATTTCAGAAATGATATTGGTTATGATTTATTAAAAATGGGAAAGTGA
- a CDS encoding ATP-binding protein: MLKLIKVNIFKYKSFTEEQEIRINDRVTLLIGKNESGKTAFLEALAKVNYFEKDSKFKLNIVADYPRNQLSKFINTETDQECIRCTFEIDAKLMKEIESDLGKGVFTNNYFSYGISFNGKTIWFDLKTNEKKFLETFLSKYDLTESLRSQLEKVNTTTDLIELWKEKKSDDILNQIVNDLNKNVVLKAYQWENKIKGYIAKHYLKPAIPKFWYFDEFYALPSRININDLKNLQLDDDSLKISRAFFELANINIDELISSDDYESYLANIETTANTVTNEIFKYWSTDRDLEIKFEIENKVNEKNKILDIRIRNSRRKVTLPLKNRSKGLNTFFSFIVWFSRIQKKNDSNYILLLDEPGLNLHSTAQADMLRFIEDLSEKYQIIYTTHSPFMINPKEIDRVRTVCDKGTGSFISEIERETNTETLYPLKAAIGFGMANRLLNNDKNCIVEDIATMIFLEVMSELLQSLHRNGLNDKIKLVPVGGISKLLAFISLLRSEHSTYLCLINSSKLEADKNNTKTGELSGFLSDFILTFDNYCKIKNAGIEDIFSVSEFSKIYSLDCEDNIILDENSNESINNQLIKMFEKPLHPLQIAQKFASERYTSDFFSETTLARFEKLFIDINSYFNK; this comes from the coding sequence ATGCTTAAACTAATAAAAGTTAACATCTTCAAATATAAAAGCTTTACAGAAGAGCAGGAGATACGAATTAATGATAGGGTTACGCTGCTTATTGGGAAAAACGAATCCGGAAAAACAGCTTTTTTGGAAGCATTGGCAAAAGTGAATTACTTTGAAAAAGACAGTAAATTTAAATTAAACATTGTTGCAGATTACCCGAGAAATCAACTTAGTAAATTTATCAACACCGAAACAGACCAGGAATGTATTCGCTGCACTTTTGAAATTGATGCAAAGCTGATGAAAGAAATCGAAAGTGACTTGGGAAAAGGCGTGTTTACCAATAACTATTTTTCCTATGGAATTTCCTTTAATGGAAAAACCATTTGGTTTGATTTGAAAACCAATGAAAAAAAATTTCTTGAGACTTTTTTGAGTAAGTACGACCTTACGGAAAGCCTTCGTTCGCAACTGGAAAAAGTTAATACTACAACCGATCTTATTGAACTCTGGAAGGAAAAAAAATCTGACGATATCCTCAACCAAATTGTGAATGACCTCAATAAAAATGTTGTATTGAAAGCTTACCAATGGGAAAATAAGATAAAAGGATATATTGCAAAACATTATCTCAAGCCGGCTATTCCTAAATTCTGGTATTTTGATGAATTTTATGCTTTACCTTCTCGTATCAATATCAACGATTTAAAAAATTTACAATTAGACGATGATTCATTAAAAATTTCAAGAGCTTTCTTTGAATTAGCAAATATTAACATTGATGAACTGATTTCCTCCGACGATTACGAATCGTATCTTGCTAATATAGAAACAACAGCGAACACTGTAACTAATGAAATTTTCAAATACTGGAGTACCGACCGCGATCTTGAGATAAAATTTGAAATTGAAAACAAGGTAAACGAAAAAAATAAAATCCTCGATATCCGTATCCGCAATAGCCGGAGAAAAGTTACTCTCCCTTTAAAAAACAGGAGTAAAGGCTTAAACACATTTTTCTCATTTATAGTATGGTTCAGCAGAATTCAGAAAAAAAATGATTCCAACTATATCCTATTACTGGATGAACCCGGCTTAAATTTGCATTCTACTGCCCAGGCTGATATGCTGCGTTTTATCGAAGACCTTTCCGAAAAATACCAAATCATATATACTACCCATTCTCCCTTCATGATAAATCCCAAAGAAATTGACAGGGTGCGAACCGTTTGCGACAAAGGAACTGGCAGTTTTATCTCGGAAATTGAAAGAGAAACCAATACAGAAACACTTTATCCCCTGAAAGCTGCTATCGGTTTCGGAATGGCAAACCGTTTATTGAACAACGATAAAAATTGTATCGTAGAAGATATTGCAACAATGATTTTCCTCGAAGTGATGTCGGAACTTCTGCAATCGCTACACCGGAATGGATTAAATGACAAGATTAAACTAGTACCAGTGGGCGGTATAAGCAAACTATTGGCTTTCATTTCTTTGTTGCGTTCCGAACATAGCACTTACCTATGCTTAATTAATTCCAGCAAACTCGAAGCGGACAAAAACAATACAAAAACAGGTGAATTATCTGGCTTCCTTTCTGATTTTATACTTACTTTTGATAACTATTGCAAAATCAAAAATGCAGGAATAGAAGATATTTTTTCAGTCAGTGAATTTTCTAAAATATACAGTCTTGATTGTGAAGATAACATAATATTGGATGAAAATAGTAATGAATCCATAAATAATCAACTTATTAAAATGTTCGAAAAACCATTACATCCATTACAAATAGCACAAAAATTTGCCTCCGAACGTTACACCTCCGATTTCTTTTCCGAAACAACTCTTGCCCGTTTTGAAAAATTATTTATAGATATTAATTCTTATTTTAATAAATGA
- a CDS encoding LysM peptidoglycan-binding domain-containing protein: protein MDCPICKTTGIKTGATTCPKCKSDLEIFQLIDNITENKQGKNIFTILFAILFILASACCVYIYYFYTTAENQKDIIVNEQLTKQSQQIEKLKSNNDALLLKIIDLQKNNENNPAPAPENVKPTPAVKPVSSGKLTSGNARGLYFYEVGKGESLQLIAEKVYGDKGKYTKIMIDNNIEDADQIEAGQKLKIYK from the coding sequence ATGGATTGTCCAATTTGTAAAACCACGGGAATAAAAACAGGGGCAACTACTTGCCCAAAATGTAAATCAGATCTTGAAATATTCCAACTCATTGATAACATTACTGAAAATAAACAAGGGAAAAATATTTTTACTATATTATTTGCAATACTTTTTATTTTAGCTTCAGCATGTTGTGTTTATATATATTATTTTTACACAACAGCAGAAAACCAAAAAGATATTATTGTAAATGAACAACTAACAAAACAATCGCAGCAAATTGAAAAATTAAAAAGTAATAATGATGCTTTATTATTAAAAATAATTGACCTCCAAAAAAACAATGAAAATAATCCGGCTCCTGCACCTGAAAATGTAAAACCAACGCCTGCTGTAAAACCTGTTTCCAGTGGAAAACTCACCAGCGGAAATGCAAGAGGATTGTATTTTTATGAGGTAGGAAAAGGAGAATCCTTACAATTAATAGCTGAAAAAGTGTATGGAGACAAGGGAAAATATACTAAAATAATGATAGATAATAATATAGAAGATGCCGACCAGATAGAAGCAGGGCAGAAGTTAAAAATTTATAAATAA